The Acidobacteriota bacterium sequence GATTCGCCCAAATCGGCGATAAGCAGATTAGTGGCAATATCACTCAAGTGATCCTGATCCTGCGGCTCGGCCACGTTCGTGAACTGGAGGACCGCGAGCCGGTTATCAGATGCCACAGCTTCATTGTCGGTACGGATGTCGACCTGCCAGTCAACGAGTAACAGGAGGAGCAGAATCGCCGCCGCCACGGGCATAGAATACTTCCACCGGCTCCAGATCCGTTTCCTCAACGGCGCCGCACCGGCCGCTTCCTTTTCCGCCAGCGAAATCGCGTAATCGTGAATCTCCGGGTCGTGACGAACCAGTTCGGCGACGTCGAGGTTCTTCTCCGCACGCAAACAGCAGAACTCACATTCGATCAGATGCTGCTCAAAGGCCCTGCTTTCTTCCTCAGATAGCATCCCCAGTTCATAAGCGTAGAGCATGTCACCATACTGCTTGTCGATACACCGACTCATGAGCCCTCATCCTCCTGACTGAGACACTTCTCCAGCATCGTTCGCGCTCGCGACAGAGTGACCCAGCAGTTGTTACGGGTAATCCCCAGACGAAGGCATATCTCGTCCGTCGTATAACCCTGAAAGTGAAGGCTGAGGATGCGGGCGTGCCGCCGGTGCGTCTGATGAATCTTCCTAAAGCAGGTCTTGATCCTCACCTTGAGCATTGGATCCGGGTCGCTCACTACTGCTCCTGTCCGCCGTTGGCCTAGCTGCCTTATCTTGTCAGTACGGATCTTCTTTAGCCTGAAATGATCCACGATCTTGTTATGCAGAATCCTGTATGCCCAGGCGGCAAAACTCGACTCGACCGTGAGTTCGTCAAATTTAGCCACCACGGCGAGAAGGGCATCCTGGGCAACATCCTCAGCGTCCTCATCCCCCCACATTCGATGTCGAATAATAACCCGAAAACATACAAGAAGGCGGGCATATAAGCTGGCCCTGGCGGCGGCATCACCACCATGGGCCAGAGAATACAATTCGTCGATGCCTGACATCGGTTCCATCGCCGGTCCCATAATAGTACGACCGTTTCGCTTTATCAACAGCATTTCTCGATGGCTTTGATCAGGGGATTCCGATCAGCCCGGCCGGACCGGCACGCACTCGTTTTCGTAGTC is a genomic window containing:
- a CDS encoding sigma-70 family RNA polymerase sigma factor, which codes for MEPMSGIDELYSLAHGGDAAARASLYARLLVCFRVIIRHRMWGDEDAEDVAQDALLAVVAKFDELTVESSFAAWAYRILHNKIVDHFRLKKIRTDKIRQLGQRRTGAVVSDPDPMLKVRIKTCFRKIHQTHRRHARILSLHFQGYTTDEICLRLGITRNNCWVTLSRARTMLEKCLSQEDEGS